In a genomic window of Telopea speciosissima isolate NSW1024214 ecotype Mountain lineage chromosome 5, Tspe_v1, whole genome shotgun sequence:
- the LOC122663352 gene encoding proline-rich receptor-like protein kinase PERK1, producing the protein MENIGSYLASELVRGSNPIVKSDDFAFGVLLLELITGRRAMEDSKIIEEESLIDWAKPLLSRAIEYGHYEGLVDPKLQNEYELQQMALIVACADPIIKRSSISRPSIEQWVDYEAPNSFLADDSYELYDQAHANLPKDVL; encoded by the exons ATGGAAAACATTGG GTCATATTTAGCTTCAGAGCTTGTGAGAGGGAGCAATCCAATTGTAAAATCCGATGACTTCGCATTCGGTGTCCTATTGCTCGAGCTCATTACCGGGCGACGAGCAATGGAGGATTCAAAAATTATAGAAGAAGAGAGTCTAATCGACTGG GCTAAGCCTCTCCTATCACGTGCAATCGAGTATGGCCACTATGAAGGGCTTGTAGACCCAAAGTTACAAAATGAGTATGAATTGCAACAGATGGCCTTAATTGTAGCATGTGCAGATCCAATAATTAAGCGTTCATCAATATCTCGGCCAAGCATTGAGCAG TGGGTTGACTATGAAGCACCGAATTCATTTTTGGCTGATGATAGCTATGAGTTGTACGACCAAGCGCATGCCAATCTCCCAAAAGACGTCTTGTGA
- the LOC122662069 gene encoding MYG1 protein C694.04c-like has translation MFSLRGLSQKLFFFHKCSILPPSMATLNNSRVSAYSTRSSITTPKTVGTHNGTFHCDEALGCFLIRLSDKFSGAEIVRTRDPEVLDALDAVLDVGGVYDSGRDRYDHHQKGFDDVLGHGFTTKLSSAGLVYKHYGKEIIAKELQLDEGHPNTHRVFLAVYKSFLEAIDAIDNGISQYDMEQPPRYVNNTSLSSRIARFNLDWMDPDQSPEKENEAFKHAMTLAGSEFVENVQFHMRSWLPARSIVIENLAARRDVDPSGEIMTMNRFCPWKLHLFELEEEMKIDPSIKYVIYQDDRSKRWRVQAVAISPDRFESRKPLPSPWRGLCDEELSKQAGIPDCVFVHMSGFIGGNLTYEGALAMARASLQF, from the exons ATGTTTTCGTTAAGAGGGTTGAGCCAgaagctcttcttcttccacaaaTGCTCAATCCTTCCTCCTTCCATGGCGACTCTGAATAACTCAAGGGTTTCTGCATACTCCACTAGATCCTCCATCACTACTCCGAAGACAGTTGGAACCCACAATGGTACCTTCCACTGCGATGAAGCTCTTGGATGCTTCTTAATTCGCCTTTCTGATAAGTTCTCCGGCGCCGAAATTGTACGAACCAGAGACCCTGAG GTGTTGGACGCACTTGATGCTGTGCTTGACGTCGGGGGTGTCTATGATTCAGGCAGAGATCGTTATGATCATCACCAGAAAGGGTTTGATGATGTTCTTGGTCATGGCTTCACTACCAAGCTCAGTAGTGCTGGACTTGTCTATAAG CATTATGGGAAGGAGATAATTGCAAAGGAGCTTCAGCTTGATGAAGGGCACCCTAACACACATCGTGTATTTTTAGCTGTTTACAAGAGCTTTCTGGAG GCAATTGATGCCATTGACAATGGAATTAGTCAGTATGATATGGAGCAGCCACCAAGATATGTAAATAATACAAGCTTGTCATCAAGAATTGCAAGATTTAACTTGGACTGGATGGATCCTGATCAGTCACCTGAAAAGGAAAATGAGGCCTTCAAACATGCAATGACTCTGGCAGGCAGTGAATTTGTAGAG AATGTTCAGTTTCATATGAGATCATGGTTACCAGCTCGGTCAATTGTTATAGAAAATCTTGCTGCAAGAAGAGATGTTGACCCCAGTGGAGAAATCATGACAATGAATAGATTTTGCCCA TGGAAGCTTCACTTATTTGAGctggaggaagagatgaagATTGATCCTTCTATTAAATATGTCATTTATCAG GATGATCGGAGCAAACGTTGGCGAGTGCAGGCAGTTGCAATATCTCCTGATAGATTTGAGAGCAGGAAGCCCCTCCCTTCTCCCTGGAGGGGTTTGTGTGATGAAGAGCTCTCCAAGCAAGCAGGAATCCCTGATTGTGTTTTTGTCCACATGAGTGGTTTTATTGGCGGAAATCTGACTTATGAAGGTGCTTTGGCAATGGCTAGAGCATCTTTACAATTTTAA
- the LOC122662070 gene encoding histone H3.2 — MARTKQTARKSTGGKAPRKQLATKAARKSAPATGGVKKPHRFRPGTVALREIRKYQKSTELLIRKLPFQRLVREIAQDFKTDLRFQSSAVSALQEAAEAYLVGLFEDTNLCAIHAKRVTIMPKDIQLARRIRGERA, encoded by the coding sequence ATGGCGAGGACGAAGCAAACAGCAAGAAAATCCACCGGAGGAAAAGCTCCCCGTAAGCAGCTTGCAACTAAGGCAGCTCGTAAGTCTGCCCCAGCGACCGGAGGAGTGAAGAAACCCCACCGATTCAGGCCTGGAACAGTAGCGCTTCGTGAGATAAGAAAGTATCAGAAGAGTACTGAGCTTTTGATCCGAAAGCTTCCCTTTCAGCGTCTGGTTCGTGAGATTGCTCAGGATTTCAAGACCGATCTCCGATTCCAGAGCAGTGCTGTTTCTGCTCTCCAAGAGGCTGCTGAGGCCTACCTTGTGGGTCTCTTTGAGGATACTAACCTCTGTGCTATTCATGCTAAGAGGGTCACTATTATGCCCAAGGATATCCAGCTTGCTCGTAGGATTCGTGGTGAAAGGGCTTAG
- the LOC122663353 gene encoding isoflavonoid 7-O-beta-apiosyl-glucoside beta-glycosidase-like, translating into MAYLGFNGFRLSIAWTRILPTGKKIDGVNEEGIQFYKDLIEELHKQGIEPFVTLFHWDVPQALEDEYGGFLNSKIIDDFRDYVNICFDRFGPDVRYWITLNEPLIFTRFGYVDGNFPPGIVEDPGKDPYTVAHNLLRAHAAAVDLYRNNYQQSQGGKIGISLICTLMVPLSDERADIEAAARASDFQFGWFMDPITFGDYPKSMQYLVKDRLPKFSPKESLMLKGSFDFLGVNYYTASYVTNAPYSPLGNYATDGCYKVLISSFCSAGVDVKGYFVWSLLDDFEWNSGYTVRFGLYYVNFKSEYLQRHPKNSAKWFRKFLAP; encoded by the exons ATGGCGTATTTGGGTTTCAATGGCTTCAGATTATCGATTGCATGGACCAGAATACTACCAA CTGGAAAGAAAATTGATGGAGTCAACGAGGAAGGCATCCAATTTTACAAAGACCTCATCGAAGAACTTCATAAACAAg GAATTGAGCCTTTCGTGACTCTTTTTCATTGGGATGTTCCTCAAGCACTCGAAGATGAGTATGGTGGTTTCTTGAATTCTAAAATCAT TGACGATTTTCGGGACTACGTAAACATTTGCTTTGATCGATTTGGGCCCGATGTGAGGTATTGGATCACCTTGAACGAGCCATTGATATTCACCCGCTTCGGATATGTTGATGGCAACTTTCCTCCTGGCATTGTGGAGGATCCTGGGAAAGACCCATATACAGTGGCCCACAACTTGCTCAGGGCTCATGCAGCCGCAGTGGATCTCTACAGGAACAATTACCAG cAATCCCAAGGGGGAAAGATTGGAATTTCATTGATTTGTACGTTGATGGTTCCTTTATCCGATGAACGTGCCGACATTGAAGCTGCTGCAAGAGCTTCTGATTTTCAATTTGGATG GTTTATGGATCCTATAACCTTTGGAGACTATCCAAAGAGTATGCAATATCTTGTCAAGGACCGGCTGCCAAAGTTTTCTCCGAAAGAATCTCTCATGTTGAAAGGGTCATTCGATTTCCTTGGAGTGAATTATTATACTGCAAGTTATGTTACTAATGCCCCTTACTCTCCTCTGGGTAATTATGCCACCGATGGTTGTTACAAAGTTTTGA tttcttcattttgtagTGCTGGTGTAGATGTGAAGGGATACTTTGTGTGGTCTTTGTTGGATGACTTTGAATGGAATTCTGGTTATACAGTTCGCTTCGGTCTTTACTACGTAAATTTCAAGAGTGAATACCTGCAGAGACATCCAAAGAATTCAGCCAAATGGTTTAGAAAATTCCTCGCTCCATAA